From a single Cinclus cinclus chromosome 16, bCinCin1.1, whole genome shotgun sequence genomic region:
- the NDE1 gene encoding nuclear distribution protein nudE homolog 1, whose protein sequence is MEDSEGHHFSSVEEETRYWKELAMKYKQCAENTQEELREFQEGSREYEAELETQLQQTESRNRDLLSENNRLRMELESVKEKIEMQHSEGYRQISALEDDLAQTRAIKEQLQKYIRELEQENDDLERAKRATIMSLEDFEQRLNQAIERNAFLESELDEKENLLESVQRLKDEARDLRQELAVQQKQEKPKTPMRAPLEAERTDTAVQASLSVPSTPAMRRTPISIPTSGMFRRGLEDSYGATPLTPAARISALNIVGDLLRKVGALESKLASCRNFVYDQSPNRPSVSMYMNRDVLETRLSPHQPLCDTGLVKRLEFGSRPSHVPGPVSHPSQSVVKMLL, encoded by the exons ATGGAAGACTCAGAAGGACATCACTTTAGCTCAGTAGAAGAAGAAACCAGATACTGGAAGGAGTTGGCTATGAAATACAAGCAGTG TGCTGAGAATACACAGGAGGAATTGCGAGAATTCCAAGAGGGGAGCCGAGAGTATGAAGCTGAACTGGAGACTCAGCTGCAGCAAACAGAGTCCAGGAACAGAGACCTCCTGTCAGAAAACAACCGTCTGAGGATGGAGCTGGAGTCAGTGAAG GAAAAGATTGAAATGCAGCATTCGGAAGGATACAGGCAAATCTCTGCACTGGAAGATGACTTGGCACAGACAAGAGCTATTAAAGAGCAGCTTCAGAAATACATTCGAGAACTCGAGCAAGAAAATGATGATTTGGAAAGAGCAAAAAG AGCCACTATAATGTCCCTGGAGGATTTTGAACAGCGCTTAAACCAGGCTATTGAAAGAAACGCTTTTCTGGAGAGTGAGCTggatgagaaagaaaatcttcTGGAGTCTGTGCAGCGTCTGAAAGATGAAGCTAGAG ATCTACGCCAAGAGCTTGCTGTGCAGCAGAAACAGGAGAAGCCCAAAACACCAATGAGAGCTCCCCTGGAAGCAGAAAGAACAGACACTGCAGTTCAGGCCTCCTTATCTGTGCCCTCAACACCTGCAATGCGCCGGACACCCATCAGCATACCCACCTCTGGGATGTTCAGGAGAG GTCTTGAGGACAGTTATGGTGCAACCCCTCTCACACCAGCTGCAAGAATATCTGCACTTAATATTGTGGGAGACTTGCTGCGAAAAGTGGGG GCTTTGGAGTCTAAGCTTGCATCTTGCCGAAACTTTGTGTATGACCAGTCTCCAAACAGACCTTCAGTGTCCATGTACATGAACAGAGATGTCCTTGAAACACGCCTGAGTCCTCATCAGCCTCTTTGTGATACagg GTTGGTGAAACGCCTGGAGTTCGGATCACGGCCTTCACACGTTCCAGGACCTGTGAGCCATCCCTCACAAAGCGTTGTCAAGATGCTGCTATGA